AGTTTCTGTTTAGCCTACCCTCAATGATATAAATggagtggacaaaataatagaaacacctatCAGCATTTCAACAGCATCACAAACTCCAAAATGACCTCACAGTTcgatcaacacctctctaaaacagtttcaacataaaacataaaattagaATTTGCCTAGGATTCATTGCAAAGCTGTTGTTTTAGACTGCATTTGTTTTAAACAGGTGTACCTAATCAActgggaaaaacattttatacaatGCAGACAACCACCACACACTACAGCTTTAAAACAACTgatttaacacaaaaacatcTAACTTAGTAGTCCTAACAAAACCTAAACATGCTTTATGTTTGGTGGTGTTTATAGATGGTCTCTTGCATTGCATTTCTTTACACCCTACATGTGTTGCTATTTTCCCAAACATTCAGTCTCAGTTCATCTGATACATGTTAGGGTACTGACTAAAATGATGCATTAACTGTTCATGCTGAGCAATGACTGTATGAAGATGGGTGTGACACTGTGGTTAGCACAGCCACCTCACAAAAAGTTAAAATCCACTGGCTAGGTCTTTTTTTGTGGAGAGCACATGTCCCCCTCTTTATGAGTGTTGTTTGTTGACGTGTGTAAGCAATGTGATAGCCTGATGACCTGTCCAGTGTGTACTCTGCCTCCTGTCCTGTGTGTGGTTGGTTAAGCTCCAGCCTGCACAGGATAAGTGGGTATAGAAAATAGATGAATGATGGTAAAAAGGAAACAACTTTAGTCAATGCAACTTCAGCACTTTGTGCTGTAGCACAACACCTGATAGTGAACATGTGCAATATCAGGTTTAATATGAAATTTAAAGTGTGAATGAAATGCACGTGCTTCCAAATATTTGCATGAgaattgtacttttacttacaaATATCCACCATTGAAAGGACTTGTAGCAAAATAGCGTCAAAATATCTAAGGCATCGTTGGAGAAGGTCTGATTTCATAATTTAACCCAAAATTATGTTTAATTTATCGAtttactcattcattcattcaacctttatGTAAATCTCGGGGAATCATTTAGGGCATGCCCTCATGTTCAATGATGTGGAGAGTACAATAAAACAGTATAAATGCACACAAGAACATAATTAATGAATTACAGGAAGCAATCAGCCAGACAACAATCGAACACTGTTAAAAACAGTTACATTCAAGAGCggaatatataaatgtatatttatttataatttttctcGCTCATAAAAtaccagaagtataaagttagcataataatatattttatatttatctatacttgattttttaaaatgtgacacTACATTATGAagctatttattttacttttatactgtatattcaccgtttatattttaatgtcctgtgtTTGTAGCAGTGAAACTGAATTAGGTGTGTTCTGGCGATCTACTCCTGTATTCATCCCTGTATTGTGTGAGAAAAGTAGTGAGGAGGATGAGGTTTTGTTTCCCCTGGCTGCCTGGCCTGCCGTGTTCagtgagaggctgagaggctgtgTGCTCTGCCTCTccagcagcctgcagcagcagcagttggcCGCCTGTGTGGCGCTGTCCACACGCGTGGTGCTGAAAGCAGCTCAGGcgctctccccctccctctctcactctgcCTCTCTACATCTCCCTCTGTCGCCCACCTCCACTCAGAGCAGATGACTGATACGTATATATTGAGTGCATTGTTCATATTAATTTACATTTGTTGTAATGGATAACTTTGCCATTAGCACCACTGAGTTTACgcatttttagattatttattattttatatgttagCAAATAATGCCTGCTGCCAGCGGAGGGATATTGACATGTTTTACTAGGTAATTCGAGTATTCCTGCACCGGTCATTTGCACTGTACTGATATCTGTTTATAGACTAACTGTGCATATACAGAGTAAATacttttgaatatattttattaattctacatttttctatttttatcgTAAGTTAACTTGACTTatctgtacatactgtatatatatatattttaaaaacaaaatcacaatttctacatttttattttaagttaaacttcacttgttttatttatatatttttatcacaATGTTGCAATATTACACAGCTCTGTccacacatttctgttttctaGTAgatctttatttacattttttatttttatttcacatttgctTTAGCAAAGTAAACGAATGTTTCTCATGGCAATAAAGCCCCTTTtgaattagagagagagagagagagagagagagagagagagagagagagacacacacacacacaccatctgcgCTCCCCCTCCCTTTTCATTTGCTCTACAGACCTCCATACGGGTATTTTACGTCGGCTGCTGCTGGCAGAATTATTTGACTGAGGCTTATGGAGAGCTGTGAAGACGTAATGACGTATGCAGGCTGCATTGGCTTTCTGTGGCTGCATTGGCTTTCTGTGGCCACAGGAAGGCAACGAAGAGCCTTGTCAGCCACACAGGCATGTGCATGCAGGTACATCCAGGCAGGAGGATAGATGATGGATTAATACAAAGCATTATATAAGTGATCATATAACGATTCAGTTATTTATAGAACActgaatttattcatttattatctaCAGCGTTTATCAATAATTAATGTACTATATCGTTTTCATATTTATAGTTTTAGTCttcaaatacacattttaatacCGTTGTAGGTGATGGGCAGAGTGTTTAATGGGCAGTcaaattatatttcatttgaTAGAGTCGCAATAACCAGGATAATCTTTGTTTGGATCATACTTCTACGTCACTGTTCTGTAGACGCTTACTGATGCCACGATTGGTGGAAATGGGTACACTCTGTCCACCAATGaaatccagagctgtacaaagAGATCTACTCCCTCTCACCGAGTAGCTTCAGTCTCGTAACCATTACCATGTTCTGCACAGGCGGGGAGGGATGCACATGCAGACACAAAGCATGACTGTCTCTGTTATGTATGAGGACGCATCTACATTGGATCATATATTTAATCACTTAAGAAGTTTGGATTGGTGTGAGAAGATATGGGATTTATGGAACGAGGAATAATGTGGAACAAATTGCCTGCATGGCAGGTGTTACTGTGGTGGcatcatttctttctcttgtgGAGTACAATAGACGGACAGACTCGCTACAGCATCCCGGAGGAGCTGAAACAGGGCTCCGTGGTAGGAAATCTAGCCAAAGATCTGGGTTTGGTTGTATCTGAACTGTACCGACGTAAATTGCGGATAACTTCGGAGGCTGGTAAGCAGTATTTTCGAGTGGACTTGGGGAAGGGAGAACTGGTGGTGGTTGATGGGATAGATAGGGAGGAACTGTGCGGACAAAGACCGTCATGTGTGTTGCCTTTGGAGCTAGTCATAGATAACCCCTTACAGCTGCATCGAGTCGAAATTGAAATACAGGACACAAACGATAATTCTCCTAGTTTTCATACTAAAGAGAAAGTGGTGAAAATTGCAGAGCTGGTCAATCCAGGAGCGCGATTTCCTTTAGAAAGTGCACAGGATCCCGATGTGGGCACTAATTCTGTACGATCCTACCTCATAAGCAAAAATGATAATTTCAAATTGACTGTTAGATCCCACAAAGACGGTAGAAAAATCCCTGAACTGGTGCTCGAAAAACCTCTTGATCGAGAAAAGCTGCCTGTGCACAATCTCATCCTCACTGCTGTAGATGGTGGAGATCCGGTGCGTTCAGGGACATCTGAAATTACAGTTATAGTActtgataataatgataatgcacCGCAGTTTGAAAGACAGGTATATGAGGCAAATATCAGCGAAAAGGCAACACCTGGAACTGAAATATTGCACGTTAAAGCTACTGATGCAGACGAAGGACTAAATGGAGAAATTGAATATTTGTTTGCAGAGCAAACTACAGATCTGATTTTATCTTTATTTGACATTGAACCTTCTACTGGAGTTATTGTTGTCAAAGGAAGTTTAGATCATGAAACGAACCGTTTGCATAGATTTGACATAACTGCTAAAGACAAAGGTAACCCTGAGATGGATGGGCATTGTGGCATCGAAATTAAAATAGTTGACATTAATGACAATATTCCTGAAATAATTGTGATGTCTTTAACGACACCTGTTCCAGAAGACTCTGCAATTGGAACAGTTATTGCGTTGATAAGTGCAAAAGACCCAGATTCGGGTGACAATGGTAAGATTACGTTAAGCGTGTCTTCCAAATCCCCCTTCAAGTTAAATCCTTCAGTCTCTAACCATTACTCATTAGTGACTAATGGGCCACTTGACCGTGAAAAAAATAGCCAGTACAGTGTCAAGATAAGTGCTACTGATCATGGAAAGCCCCCATTATCGAGTGAAAAAATAATACTTGTTGAATTGTTAGATGTTAATGACAACCCACCAGTTTTCTCCCAGCCTTCTTATGTCGTTTATGTAAAAGAGAACCACGCACCTGGAAAGATTTTGTGCTCAGTGTCAGCGACAGATCCTGATTCGGGCGACAACGCGAAGATCTCCTActccatcttggactctaaagTGCAGGACGTGTCTGTCTCCTCTTATGTTTACATTAACTCAGATAACGGCAGCATCTACAGCATGCACTCGTTTGACTATGAGAAGCTGAAGGTGTTTCAGATTCAGGTTCAGGCAAAGGATCAGGGCTCTCCGTCTCTCAGCAGCAACGCCACTGTCCATGTTTTTATCCTGGACCAGAACGACAACGCCCCCGCTGTTATTTACCCCTCCTCCGCTGCCCTGGGCTCCCTCTCTCATCAGAGGATGCCCCGCTCCGCTAAAGCGGGTCACCTGGTCACCAAGGTGACGGCCGTGGATGCTGACTCGGGCCATAACGCCTGGATCTCCTACAAACTGGCGGAGGCCTCAGACGCCTCTCTGTTCACTGTCAACCTGTACACAGGGGAGGTGAGGACTAAACGCGCTGTGTCCGAGCAGGACGACTCCTCTCAGAGGCTGCTTATAGAGATCAAGGACGACGGGGAACCGGTCCAGTCCGCCACCGTCACGGTGTCCATCCTGCTGGAGGACGGCCTCCATGAGCCCATCTTAGACCTCCGACACAAAGTGACCGAGCCCAGCAAGAAAACTGGCAGAATCACCCTTTATTTGATTCTCTCTCTGGCCTCGGTGTCCGTGCTGTCTCTGGTGACTTTTCTCATCTTAGCGGTTAAATGCATGAGGACCAGCAGAAGCAGCGGTAGTTGCTGCATGAGACGGACCGACTGTGATGGTTACAAGAACCCCAACAGAAACCTGCAGATCCAGCTCAACACTGATGGACCTATAAAGTACGTGGAGGTCCTGGGAGGAGACATGATGTCTCAGAGTCAGTCCTTCAGGTCCTGCATGTCTCCGATGTCAGAGTACAGTGATTTCACTTTGATTAAACCCAGCAGCACCACTGACTTTAAGGAGGTCATCAGTGTTCTGGATGCGTCTTTACCCGACAGCACCTGGACCTTTGAGAGCCAGCAGGTGAGCTAAACAAAATGTAGATTTGGACTTtcatatctatctgtctatctatctatctatctgtctatctgtctatctgtctatctgtcttaGTACGTAAGACTGTCTTCAGAACAGTTAAAACAATTGTGTTCAAGACATCTTTCAATGTagtctcacatacacacattcccATAGCCCTTTCTGAATAGTTCAGCACCACGAAGGTGGACAGCGACTCTTAGTGGAATACAGGGATGCTTATATGcacaaagagtgtgtgtgagtgtgtgtgtgtgttttgcttctGTTGCTGATTatcttttcagaaaaaaataataataagcttCTTTTCCTAGTGATTGATTAAAATAACATATCTCACTGTGGAGAATGGGATCGTTTACATCTGAAATTGCAGTAGCCAGGCTTaaaaaaattatgactttaataatcattttataATGACAGGCTACCTTAACATGCTTTGGCGTCCCATAAGTCTCAAAATAATTGCTTTTAGTCACAGTGAAGGGGCACAAATAGAGTATATGCTGCCACTTTAAGAGTGTCGATCAGTGCCCCTCTCATTGGATGGTGGAGGTGGATGCTGTGCACCAATAGGATTCAGAACTGTACAAAGCAATCTAGTCCCTGCCCCCATGCAGCCTCAGCGCTGTTACACTCACAATGCAACGAGCTCAAGAACAGACACAGCAATGAGCTCTTATTTTATAATATGACGTTTTTATAATTCAGCTTGCAGCCATGCTCTGTTATTATGGGAAATCTTCTATCGGAATAATACCTGCGAGGATGGATTTCAGCATCGTTCCTTACAATCTGTCGATTGGAAATAATGTGTTATAGCGGACCGAGGATGACAAAGACAATAGGATACCGAGACTGGAGATGGCAGGCGCTCTGGTGGcatcatttctttctcttgtgGAGTACAATAAGCGGACAGACTCGTTACAGCATCCCGGAGGAACTGAAACAGGGCTCTGTGGTAGGAAATCTAGCCAAAGATCTGGGTTTGGGACTATCTGAGATTTTTGATCGTAAGCTGCGCGTCGCCTCTGAGGCTGGTGAGCAGTATTTCAGTGTGGATGCAGGGAAGGGCGAGCTGGTGGTGAATGACAGAATAGACAGAGAGGCTCTATGTGGACAAAGCGCCAGCTGTGTGCTACCTCTGCAGGTTGTAATTGAAGACCCGTTACAACTTTTTCGTGTTGAGGTAGAAATACAAGATATTAATGATAATGCACCTAAATTTCCATCAAATGATATCACACTGGAGGTTGCGGAATCTACAGGTTTAGGGGTCCGTTTTCCATTAGAAAGCGCCATAGACCCAGATGTTGGTAGTAATTCATTGAAATCATATACTCTCAGTAAAGATGAATGTTTTACTATTCGAGTTAAAGAAGTTGCCGGTGGAAGGAAAGTCCCTGAATTGATTTTAGCAAAGCTtttagacagagagaaaaaggctGTTCATAAGCTTTTGTTGACAGCTCTAGATGGAGGCAACCCAGTGAGATCAGGGACTGCTCAGCTATCTATTACAGTCCTTGACAACAACGATAACGTCCCAACGTTTGAGAAAACGTTGTATAAAGTTACTATTAGTGAAAATGCTGCAGAAGGTGCATTAATAGTACAAACAAAAGCGACAGACTTAGACGATGGTCCAAATGGAGAGATAGAATACTCATTAGGAGCGCACACATCAGATactgttctctctgtttttaGTATTGATCAGGAATCAGGGACAATATTTCTTAAAGGAAAACTAGATTTCGAAACAAATGCAAATTATGAACTAGACATAAGTGCCAAAGATAAAGGCATTCCGAGAATGGAGGGGCATTGTACTGTGCATGTTGAAGTTTTAGATGTTAACGATAATGCCCCAGAAATAATACTAACCTCTCATCCAAAACCAGTGCGCGAAGACTCGCCCAATGGCACCGTAGTAGCTTTGCTCAGTGCCAGAGACCTTGACTCTGGTGTTAATGGTAAAGTAACATTACAGCTCCCCAAAAAATCTCCATTTGCTCTAAAACCATCGTTTTCTCATAATTACGCACTGGTTACCAGTGGTGTTTTAGA
This DNA window, taken from Sebastes umbrosus isolate fSebUmb1 chromosome 9, fSebUmb1.pri, whole genome shotgun sequence, encodes the following:
- the LOC119493884 gene encoding protocadherin gamma-C5-like, coding for MGFMERGIMWNKLPAWQVLLWWHHFFLLWSTIDGQTRYSIPEELKQGSVVGNLAKDLGLVVSELYRRKLRITSEAGKQYFRVDLGKGELVVVDGIDREELCGQRPSCVLPLELVIDNPLQLHRVEIEIQDTNDNSPSFHTKEKVVKIAELVNPGARFPLESAQDPDVGTNSVRSYLISKNDNFKLTVRSHKDGRKIPELVLEKPLDREKLPVHNLILTAVDGGDPVRSGTSEITVIVLDNNDNAPQFERQVYEANISEKATPGTEILHVKATDADEGLNGEIEYLFAEQTTDLILSLFDIEPSTGVIVVKGSLDHETNRLHRFDITAKDKGNPEMDGHCGIEIKIVDINDNIPEIIVMSLTTPVPEDSAIGTVIALISAKDPDSGDNGKITLSVSSKSPFKLNPSVSNHYSLVTNGPLDREKNSQYSVKISATDHGKPPLSSEKIILVELLDVNDNPPVFSQPSYVVYVKENHAPGKILCSVSATDPDSGDNAKISYSILDSKVQDVSVSSYVYINSDNGSIYSMHSFDYEKLKVFQIQVQAKDQGSPSLSSNATVHVFILDQNDNAPAVIYPSSAALGSLSHQRMPRSAKAGHLVTKVTAVDADSGHNAWISYKLAEASDASLFTVNLYTGEVRTKRAVSEQDDSSQRLLIEIKDDGEPVQSATVTVSILLEDGLHEPILDLRHKVTEPSKKTGRITLYLILSLASVSVLSLVTFLILAVKCMRTSRSSGSCCMRRTDCDGYKNPNRNLQIQLNTDGPIKYVEVLGGDMMSQSQSFRSCMSPMSEYSDFTLIKPSSTTDFKEVISVLDASLPDSTWTFESQQITAASTACTRLTMRS
- the LOC119493890 gene encoding protocadherin gamma-C5-like, which codes for MCYSGPRMTKTIGYRDWRWQALWWHHFFLLWSTISGQTRYSIPEELKQGSVVGNLAKDLGLGLSEIFDRKLRVASEAGEQYFSVDAGKGELVVNDRIDREALCGQSASCVLPLQVVIEDPLQLFRVEVEIQDINDNAPKFPSNDITLEVAESTGLGVRFPLESAIDPDVGSNSLKSYTLSKDECFTIRVKEVAGGRKVPELILAKLLDREKKAVHKLLLTALDGGNPVRSGTAQLSITVLDNNDNVPTFEKTLYKVTISENAAEGALIVQTKATDLDDGPNGEIEYSLGAHTSDTVLSVFSIDQESGTIFLKGKLDFETNANYELDISAKDKGIPRMEGHCTVHVEVLDVNDNAPEIILTSHPKPVREDSPNGTVVALLSARDLDSGVNGKVTLQLPKKSPFALKPSFSHNYALVTSGVLDRENVSEYNIEITATDSGSPPLSSKKMIPVSITDVNDNPPVFTQPSYNVYLKENGVPGSILYSVSASDLDFGENAKMSYSILDSKVQDVSVSSYVYINSDNGSIYSMHSFDYEKLKVFQIQVQAKDQGSPSLSSNATVHVFILDQNDNAPAVIYPSSAALGSLSHQRMPRSAKAGHLVTKVTAVDADSGHNAWISYKLAEASDASLFTVNLYTGEVRTKRAVSEQDDSSQRLLIEIKDDGEPVQSATVTVSILLEDGLHEPILDLRHKVAEPSKKTGRITLYLILSLASVSVLSLVTFLILAVKCMRTSRSSGSCCMRRTDCDGYKNPNRNLQIQLNTDGPIKYVEVLGGDMMSQSQSFRSCMSPMSEYSDFTLIKPSSTTDFKEVISVLDASLPDSTWTFESQQVS